A region of Muntiacus reevesi chromosome 11, mMunRee1.1, whole genome shotgun sequence DNA encodes the following proteins:
- the LRRC63 gene encoding leucine-rich repeat-containing protein 63 has protein sequence MQKHPQLLRRPLPPNLPKLSLCQKKVHAVMEQRLHGTRVAKRSYPTSKIRSGQEELPHVQSQEWWLRGVTLRSRSGAVAKRRYPTSKVRSISHEELPHIQVGTGETRLPHVHFVQEETTSVERDKTSFPVVPRDQAQTSVSIQNLFLDHHVQRRVMTISTTTKSSKQVYWHIPENATGSIFFPRCRSASARVFGKEMSKMEGPERSEGPLKIQNIYTRILKDILVLSSEFCRVPSATPSVPRPKLKEVHSEHFLQESNICTFKQPLFRLSATVPVPVPRTTPVKAATQRSDRVQSRTVTLSIADFPGPMLIPSPVSPRKPLRQSVIESRVTEHEHIETVPKQSMLSLHEGSLKSKKIEPTVAPVIQGEGFKTVVATRYETILAMTNLAIVNCQIHGRNALTLKGFFLLNCPDLTPLAFQLIYLNLSYNSICYFPTEIYCLKNLQILNLRNNPIKEIPSTIQQLKLLKSLNVAFNLITTLPPGLFCLHNLEELDISYNSIAFIPNDIQKLRSLEKLIVDGNELTSFPHGLLKLNLKKILFQNNFTSPIFWKENSMNNPQHLTQITALFFLKNNLHKYYNVIPVEIQNLLKCTSQCEWCHGPMFGEGFRIIRSCDVFGVTQLPVIFYVCSSSCYRKVKEGNFVFDRVPEKRISLNPQLMTHTVIYESHFKNH, from the exons atgcaaaaacacCCACAACTTCTTCGAAGACCTTTACCTCCAAATCTCCCTAAACTGTCTTTATGTCAGAAGAAAGTCCATGCAG tgatggagcagCGGCTGCATGGCACAAgagtggccaagaggagctaccccacgtccaagatcaggagcggccaagaggagctaccccatgtccaaagtCAGGAGTGGTGGCTGAGAGGAGTTACCctacgttcaaggtcaggagcagtggccaagaggagataccccacatccaaggtcaggagcatcAGCCATGAGGAGCTACCCCatatccaag TCGGGACTGGTGAAACCAGGCTACCACATGTACACTTCGTTCAAGAAGAAACCACTTCAGTTGAAAGAGATAAAACTAGTTTTCCTGTCGTTCCAAGGGATCAAGCACAAACCTCTGTCAGTATTCAAAACCTCTTCCTTGATCATCATGTACAACGAAGAGTGATGACTATTTCAACAACTACAAAATCTTCTAAGCAAGTCTATTGGCACATTCCGGAGAATGCTACTGGTTCCATATTTTTCCCTAGGTGTCGTTCAGCTTCAGCTCGGGTTTTTGGTAAAGAAATGAGCAAAATGGAAGGTCCAGAGAGATCAGAAGGgccattaaaaatacaaaacatttacACCCgcattttaaaagacattctgGTCCTCTCTTCGGAGTTCTGCAGAGTTCCAAGTGCAACTCCTTCAGTGCCTAGGCCCAAGCTCAAGGAGGTTCACTCTGAGCACTTTTTACAAGAGAGCAACATCTGTACCTTTAAGCAGCCCCTGTTTCGTTTAAGTGCAACAGTGCCAGTCCCCGTACCGAGGACCACGCCTGTTAAAGCCGCAACTCAGCGCTCTGACCGTGTACAAAGCCGGACAGTGACTCTCAGTATTGCTGATTTCCCAGGTCCCATGCTTATACCGTCACCAGTTTCACCGAGGAAACCTCTAAGGCAGTCTGTGATAG aaagccGTGTAACAGAACATGAACATATAGAAACTGTCCCAAAGCAAAGCATGCTGAGCCTACATGAAG gtagccttaaatctaaaaaaatagaacCTACAGTGGCACCTGTCATACAAGGTGAAGGTTTCAAGACTGTTGTGGCAACACGCTATGAAACGATACTAGCCATGACCAACCTGGCCATAGTAAACTGCCAAATTCATGGAAGAAATGCACTCACTCTTAAG GGCTTTTTTCTCCTAAATTGTCCAGACCTAACACCTTTGGCTTTCCAGTTGATATATCTTAATTTATCATATAATAGCATCTGTTACTTTCCCACAGAA ATATATTGtcttaaaaatttacaaatactGAATCTGAGAAATAATCCTATCAAAGAAATCCCTTCTACAATTCAACAACTTAAGCTCCTTAAATCTTTGAATGTTGCTTTTAATTTGATTACCACTCTTCCACCTGG GCTATTTTGCTTGCATAATCTTGAGGAACTTGATATTTCCTACAATAGTATTGCTTTTATTCCAAATGATATCCAGAAACTCAG ATCACTTGAAAAATTGATCGTTGATGGGAATGAACTGACTAGTTTTCCACATGGACTTTTAAagcttaatttgaaaaaaatcctaTTTCAGAATAATTTCACTAGTCCTATTTTTTGGAAAGAGAATTCTATGAATAATCCACAACATCTTACTCAAAttacagctttgttctttttaaagaataatctACATAAATATTATAATGTGATCCCAGTGGAAATCCAAAATTTACTAAAATG CACATCCCAGTGTGAGTGGTGTCATGGTCCAATGTTCGGTGAAGGTTTTCGCATCATCCGATCCTGCGATGTTTTTGGAGTAACACAGCTTCCTGTTATATTTTATGTCTGCTCCTCTTCCTGCTATAGGAAAGTAAAGGAAGGCAACTTTGTTTTCGATCGTGTTCCTGAAAAAAGAATATCTCTAAATCCTCAACTGATGACTCATACAGTGATTTATGAATCCCACTTTAAAAACCATTAA